One genomic segment of Centroberyx gerrardi isolate f3 chromosome 4, fCenGer3.hap1.cur.20231027, whole genome shotgun sequence includes these proteins:
- the ccdc135 gene encoding dynein regulatory complex subunit 7 — translation MESLELAELEDVFSNIHVGTPELPLWTKEGDLSQCPASYKVNSHQERRLLAIADHFRCQYTHFYPDRKPLLLCPVNECGVKKFVSTTLRSTLLPYSELYSWDSCASFVADCLSLELLEPPVDPPRYLFSPTLVLRSQRGTCFDFSTLLCSLLLGAGYNAYCVSGYAVKEMCLINQSRQECPLLVTEVKDAITEPKPQVNKYTVKPPRELKSHFEKRQEKKKQEEAQAALLKKQQEAQRLQEESEQPPPDPLLGLRVHCWVLVLSGSREVPENFFIDPLTGKSYSTADDSFVGIESIWNNHNYWVNMQDCSYGCADMVYDLENAMMWESVLYGSTSQALLISSAVKKEPELAILDDDEEDEAEEPKVFEMPRSWVSKITVSKQDMETRWPGGAKVTHYRKAKLERFSPYLLPDGLVTRLTTYKDLDCTEASVVKEWYQHRHDHLEERELSKATDVTTERFRPGRSFCLKSHRYLTLTAETEREMEFYGHVRANGLARRAELPGEMTETFQERDDFLYYRHIVFGRHVQVLGPGETPKLGNRPLQKVVERFHRNRSKPASEDVAERVFLLAEERIEVTYHLEDDRFIPASRSFIKPRKSTETQKAQDFTPDMVSGFQVDPFENPPKNLHLYEMLVVLMNEEEKVTLQIKDSEKEVRAILSSREQEESGIELHFSIYSTACAEKARRLREDMERLAEEERRWRQEKENDILAPFLVQLGNPETVSQAAAVQLRQDCLAYLKQRLIDKANLIQARFEKETQELQQKQQWYQQNQPNMTKEDEDEYLTYCSDTMFRIHVLKLHLSRHKDTAPQKYRALDEKLRRDPRLAPHLLY, via the exons ATGGAGAGCCTAGAGCTGGCTGAGCTGGAGGATGTTTTCAGTAACATCCATGTTGGGACTCCTGAACTCCCACT CTGGACAAAGGAAGGGGATCTGTCTCAATGTCCCGCCTCCTACAAGGTGAACTCCCACCAGGAGCGACGGCTATTGGCCATCGCTGACCACTTCCGCTGTCAGTACACACACTTCTACCCCGACCGCAAacctctgctgctctgcccTGTCAACGAGTGTGGTGTTAAG AAGTTTGTGTCTACGACCCTGCGGTCCACACTGCTGCCCTACTCTGAGCTCTACAGCTGGGACAGTTGTGCCTCCTTTGTAGCCGACTGTCTGTCGCTGGAGCTTCTGGAGCCGCCCGTCGACCCG CCCAGGTACCTGTTCTCCCCCACCTTGGTGCTGCGGAGCCAGAGGGGCACGTGCTTCGACTTCTCCACCCTGCTGTGCAGCCTGCTGCTCGGCGCCGGCTACAACGCTTACTGTGTCAGCGGCTACGCGGTCAAGGAGATGTGTCTGATCAACCAGAGCCGGCAGGAGTGCCCCCTCCTGGTCACTGAGGTCAAG GATGCGATAACAGAGCCGAAGCCACAGGTGAACAAATACACTGTGAAGCCTCCCAGGGAGCTGAAGAGTCACTTTGAGAAGcgacaggagaagaagaaacaggaagaggccCAGGCCGCGCTGctgaaaaaacaacaggaaGCTCAACGACTACAGGAG gAGAGTGAGCAGCCCCCTCCGGACCCGTTGCTGGGCCTGCGGGTGCACTGCTGGGTGCTGGTGCTGTCGGGGAGCCGGGAGGTCCCCGAGAACTTCTTCATCGACCCGCTGACCGGCAAGAGCTACTCCACCGCCGATGACAGCTTTGTGGGCATCGAGAGCATCTGGAACAACCACAACTACTGGGTCAACATGCAGGACTGCAGTTACGGCTGCGCT gatatGGTGTACGACCTGGAAAACGCAATGATGTGGGAGTCTGTGCTGTACGGTTCGACTAGCCAGGCGCTGTTGATCAGCTCCGCCGTGAAGAAAGAGCCTGAGTTGGCCATTCTCGACGACgatgaggag gATGAGGCCGAGGAGCCCAAGGTGTTTGAGATGCCGCGATCCTGGGTCAGCAAGATCACCGTCTCAAAACAAG ACATGGAGACTCGCTGGCCAGGCGGAGCGAAGGTGACCCACTATCGTAAAGCTAAGCTGGAGAGGTTTTCTCCCTACCTGCTGCCGGACGGCCTGGTCACACGCCTCACCACATACAAAGACCTGGACT GCACTGAGGCCAGCGTGGTGAAGGAGTGGTACCAGCACAGACACGACCATCTAGAGGAGAGGGAGCTGAGCAAGGCCACCGACGTCACCACAGAACGCTTCAGACCCGGACGGAGTTTCTGCCTCAAAT CCCACAGGTACTTGACCCTGACCGCGGAGACTGAGCGTGAGATGGAGTTCTACGGCCACGTCCGCGCCAACGGCCTGGCGCGGAGGGCGGAGCTGCCGGGGGAAATGACGGAGACCTTCCAGGAGCGGGACGACTTCCTCTACTACCGGCACATCGTCTTCGGTCGCCACGTCCAAGTGTTGGGACCAGGAGAGACCCCCAAGCTGGGAAACCGACCGCTACAG AAAGTGGTGGAGCGTTTCCACAGGAACAGGTCCAAGCCGGCCAGTGAAGACGTGGCGGAGCGAGTGTTCCTATTGGCCGAAGAGCGCATCGAGGTGACCTATCACTTGGAAGACGATCGTTTCATCCCCGCAAGTAGGAGCTTCATCAAACCTCGCAAGtctacagaaacacagaaggcCCAGGACTTCACGCCGGACATGGTCTCCGGCTTCCAG GTGGATCCATTTGAGAATCCTCCTAAGAACCTGCACCTGTATGAGATGCTGGTGGTCCTGATGaacgaggaggagaaggtgacTCTCCAGATCAAAGACTCTGAGAAAGAG gtgAGAGCCATCCTATCCtccagagagcaggaggagagtgGCATTGAGCTCCACTTCTCCATCTACAGCACAGCCTGCGCTGAGAAGGCCCGCCGCCTGAGAGAGGAtatg GAGCGCCTGGCGGAGGAGGAGCGGCGGTGGCGGCAGGAGAAGGAGAACGACATCTTGGCTCCCTTCCTGGTCCAGCTGGGCAACCCGGAGACCGTGAGCCAAGCGGCCGCCGTGCAGCTCCGCCAAGACTGTCTGGCCTACTTAAAACAGAGGCTGATAGACAAGGCCAACCTCATACAAGCACGCTTTGAAAAG GAGACgcaggagctgcagcagaagcAACAGTGGTACCAGCAGAACCAGCCCAACATGACCAAAGAGGACGAGGACGAGTACCTCACCTACTGCTCCGACACCATGTTCAGAATACATGTTCTCAAGCTACACCtcagcag gcaCAAGGACACAGCTCCTCAGAAGTACCGGGCTCTCGACGAGAAGCTGCGGCGAGACCCCCGATTGGCCCCTCATCTGCTCTACTGA